Proteins encoded by one window of Peptococcaceae bacterium 1198_IL3148:
- the greA gene encoding transcription elongation factor GreA, with translation MKEKEIIVTAEGLKQLEKELETLKSVKRREVAQRIKQAIEFGDISENSEYDDAKNEQAFIEGRIATLEKMLRNAKVIEDSNSKDIVSLGSTVMLKDLEFGDELKYTIVGSVEADPDANKISNESPVGKAILGRKKGDVVDVEVPVGVIQYEILEIL, from the coding sequence ATGAAAGAAAAAGAAATTATAGTAACAGCGGAAGGCTTAAAACAACTGGAAAAAGAATTGGAAACATTGAAATCTGTAAAGCGGAGAGAGGTTGCGCAACGGATTAAACAAGCCATTGAATTTGGCGACATCAGTGAGAATTCCGAATACGATGATGCTAAAAATGAACAGGCATTTATAGAGGGCAGAATTGCCACTCTAGAAAAAATGTTGAGAAATGCTAAGGTTATTGAAGACAGTAATTCCAAAGACATAGTGTCATTGGGGTCAACAGTAATGCTTAAGGATCTTGAGTTTGGTGATGAACTTAAATACACCATTGTGGGTTCTGTAGAGGCTGACCCTGATGCCAACAAGATTTCCAACGAATCGCCGGTGGGCAAAGCCATTTTGGGACGGAAAAAGGGCGATGTGGTTGATGTGGAAGTGCCCGTGGGAGTAATTCAGTATGAAATTTTAGAAATCTTATAA